One genomic segment of Marinitoga piezophila KA3 includes these proteins:
- a CDS encoding S41 family peptidase — translation MKNRIVVFYILFFFSTIFFGIEAINDNYRQSYDNRKILPIDTKVTPQQMKKDIDYLVNILKEVHPSTYSGFSDEQEKIIKNAYNKITQPMKVFDFYFILNEIICSIKDSHTHLVFPSLTNYIFYDFPIIWLNDGIYALDNIYELKKGDKILTINNKSSEEILKELRKIIPSENDFWIKQNARSILSSELYLGYLNLIDNGVIKLTIMRNNDIKTFNIKLQKYKGIHKQKSDWISYKIDISKNIGILKIKKCIYDEHYKEILFKFFKDVSLNNIKNIVVDLRYNLGGNSLVTDEFLKYIDIEKYKTYGAEIRFSKPVEKQRKIYGTGYKKYLPSIQLNEKIEDKSLLFKGKIYVLISGKTYSSGNWFAAVLGDNNIAMLVGEPTGNKPSHYGDILYFQTPEVGIPFTVSFKRFIRPDTSKNDEDALYPDITVFTTINDIINKRNPQLEKVIEIINSSQK, via the coding sequence TTTTGGTATTGAGGCAATAAACGATAATTATAGACAGAGTTATGATAACAGAAAGATATTACCAATTGATACAAAAGTTACACCACAGCAGATGAAAAAGGATATTGATTATCTGGTTAATATTTTAAAAGAAGTTCATCCTTCTACTTATTCTGGATTTTCAGATGAACAGGAAAAAATAATAAAAAATGCATATAATAAGATAACTCAACCAATGAAAGTATTTGATTTTTATTTTATTTTAAATGAAATAATATGTTCAATTAAAGATTCTCACACTCATCTTGTATTTCCATCTCTTACAAATTATATATTTTATGATTTTCCTATTATATGGCTTAATGATGGTATATATGCGTTGGATAATATTTATGAATTAAAAAAAGGAGATAAAATACTTACAATAAATAATAAATCATCCGAGGAAATTTTAAAAGAACTAAGAAAAATAATTCCATCAGAAAATGATTTTTGGATAAAACAAAATGCCCGAAGTATACTTTCTTCAGAATTATATTTGGGATATTTAAATTTAATAGATAATGGAGTTATTAAATTAACAATAATGAGAAATAATGATATAAAGACATTCAATATAAAATTACAAAAATACAAAGGAATTCATAAACAAAAATCAGACTGGATATCTTATAAAATAGATATTTCTAAAAATATTGGCATATTAAAAATAAAGAAATGTATATATGATGAACATTATAAAGAAATCTTATTTAAGTTTTTTAAAGATGTTTCACTAAATAATATTAAAAATATTGTTGTTGATTTAAGATATAATTTAGGTGGAAATTCTCTTGTGACAGATGAATTTTTAAAATATATTGATATTGAAAAATATAAAACATATGGTGCTGAAATAAGATTCTCCAAACCTGTGGAAAAACAAAGAAAAATATATGGAACTGGATATAAGAAATATTTACCGTCAATTCAACTTAATGAAAAAATAGAAGATAAATCTTTATTATTTAAAGGGAAAATTTATGTACTTATTTCTGGAAAAACATATAGTAGTGGTAATTGGTTTGCTGCTGTATTGGGAGATAATAATATAGCAATGTTAGTAGGAGAACCAACCGGAAATAAACCTTCACATTATGGAGATATTTTATATTTTCAGACACCAGAAGTTGGAATACCATTTACAGTTTCATTTAAAAGATTTATTCGTCCTGATACCTCAAAAAATGATGAAGATGCTTTATATCCAGATATAACAGTTTTTACAACTATAAATGATATTATAAATAAAAGGAATCCTCAACTTGAGAAGGTAATAGAAATTATAAATTCATCTCAAAAGTAA